The following are encoded together in the Dermacoccus nishinomiyaensis genome:
- a CDS encoding adenosine deaminase, protein MTDTSATTHSLDETAARALTQDVVAALPKVVLHDHLDGGVRPATVLGLARKTGYDALPADDAETLARWFRDSADSGSLVRYLETFEHTVGVMQTRDAIVRVAAECAEDHAADGVVYAEVRFAPELHIEKGLALTEVVDAVLEGFRRGAERAAEQGRPIVMRALLTAMRHAAKSVEIAELAVAYRDQGVAGFDIAGAEAGFPPTRHLDAFEYLRRENAHFTIHAGEAFGLPSIWEAIQYCGAERLGHGVRITDDITIDGVAYPELDEPARAALPERVRAGEADVRLGRLAAFVRDRRIALEVCPISNLQTGAALSLRSHPISFLLALGFRVALSTDNRLMSDTSMTKEMTGLVSEAGWGLDDLEKVTVNAMKSAFIPFDERLAIIMDVIKPGFAAARA, encoded by the coding sequence ATGACTGACACCTCTGCGACGACACACAGCTTGGACGAAACGGCGGCGCGGGCACTCACACAGGACGTCGTCGCGGCGCTGCCGAAGGTCGTGCTGCACGATCACCTCGACGGTGGGGTTCGTCCGGCGACCGTCCTCGGACTCGCGCGCAAGACCGGCTACGACGCGCTGCCGGCCGACGACGCCGAGACACTCGCGCGCTGGTTCCGTGACAGCGCCGACTCGGGTTCGCTCGTGCGTTACCTCGAGACGTTCGAGCACACCGTCGGCGTCATGCAGACCCGCGACGCCATCGTCCGCGTCGCCGCCGAGTGCGCCGAGGATCACGCGGCGGACGGCGTCGTCTACGCCGAGGTCCGCTTCGCGCCGGAGCTGCACATCGAGAAGGGTCTGGCCCTCACCGAGGTCGTCGACGCTGTGCTCGAAGGCTTCCGACGCGGTGCCGAACGCGCCGCCGAGCAGGGCAGGCCCATCGTCATGCGCGCCCTGCTGACGGCGATGCGCCACGCGGCGAAGAGCGTCGAGATCGCCGAACTCGCTGTCGCCTACCGCGACCAGGGCGTCGCCGGTTTCGACATCGCCGGCGCCGAGGCCGGTTTCCCTCCCACACGCCACCTCGACGCGTTCGAGTACCTGCGCCGCGAGAACGCGCACTTCACGATCCACGCCGGTGAGGCATTCGGGCTGCCGAGCATCTGGGAGGCCATCCAGTACTGCGGCGCCGAACGGCTCGGGCACGGCGTGCGCATCACCGACGACATCACGATCGACGGCGTCGCCTACCCCGAACTCGACGAGCCGGCTCGCGCCGCGCTGCCTGAGCGTGTTCGGGCGGGGGAGGCCGACGTCCGCCTCGGGCGCCTCGCCGCCTTCGTCCGCGATCGGCGCATCGCGCTCGAGGTGTGCCCGATCTCGAACCTGCAGACGGGTGCGGCGTTGTCGCTGCGCAGCCACCCCATCTCGTTCCTGCTGGCACTCGGTTTCCGCGTCGCGCTCAGCACCGACAACCGCCTCATGAGCGACACGTCGATGACGAAGGAGATGACCGGGCTCGTCAGCGAGGCAGGCTGGGGTCTCGACGACCTCGAGAAGGTCACCGTCAACGCGATGAAGTCGGCGTTCATCCCGTTCGACGAGCGTCTCGCGATCATCATGGACGTCATCAAACCCGGGTTCGCCGCGGCCCGCGCCTGA
- a CDS encoding thymidine phosphorylase, which yields MTSAASTHEAFDAVDLIRTKRDRGTLSHDEIDWIIDAYTRGAVADEQMSAMAMAILLNGMTRDEIARWTAAMIASGERMDFSPLRVPTADKHSTGGVGDKITLPLAPLVAVFDVAVPQLSGRGLGHTGGTLDKMEAIAGWRAGLTNAEMMRQLDEVGAVICAAGDGLAPADKKLYALRDVTGTVEAIPLIASSIMSKKIAEGTGALVLDVKVGSGAFMKTQDDARELARTMVDLGNDADVNTVALLTDMSTPLGLTAGNALEVRESVEVLAGGGPKDVVDLTVALAVEMLAGAGRPQDASAVRAALRDGRAMDAWRRMVAAQGGDPDAELPVAKESHVITAPSDGVLTRLDALAVGVSAWRLGAGRARKEDPVQAGAGIELHAKPGDTVSAGTPLMTLHTDTPERFERAVAALDGSYDISADAGSSTPRDIVIDRIA from the coding sequence ATGACCTCCGCTGCCTCCACCCACGAGGCGTTCGACGCCGTCGACCTCATCCGCACGAAGCGCGACCGCGGCACGTTGAGCCACGACGAGATCGACTGGATCATCGACGCCTACACACGCGGCGCCGTCGCGGACGAGCAGATGTCGGCGATGGCCATGGCGATCCTGCTCAACGGCATGACGCGGGACGAGATCGCACGCTGGACCGCAGCGATGATCGCGAGCGGCGAGCGGATGGACTTCTCGCCCCTGCGCGTGCCCACGGCCGACAAGCACTCGACCGGGGGAGTGGGCGACAAGATCACGCTGCCGCTCGCGCCGCTCGTCGCGGTGTTCGACGTCGCCGTGCCGCAGCTGTCGGGCCGCGGGCTCGGTCACACCGGCGGCACGCTCGACAAGATGGAGGCCATCGCCGGGTGGCGTGCAGGGCTGACGAACGCCGAGATGATGCGTCAGCTCGACGAGGTCGGCGCCGTCATCTGCGCCGCCGGAGACGGGCTGGCACCCGCCGACAAGAAGCTGTACGCGCTGCGTGACGTGACGGGCACCGTCGAGGCCATCCCGCTCATCGCCAGCTCGATCATGAGCAAGAAGATCGCCGAGGGCACGGGCGCGCTCGTGCTCGACGTCAAGGTCGGCTCGGGTGCGTTCATGAAGACGCAGGACGACGCCCGCGAACTGGCGCGCACGATGGTCGACCTCGGCAACGACGCCGACGTCAACACGGTCGCGCTGCTGACCGACATGTCGACGCCGCTCGGGCTGACGGCCGGCAACGCTCTCGAGGTGCGCGAATCGGTCGAGGTGCTCGCCGGAGGCGGCCCGAAGGACGTCGTCGACCTCACGGTGGCACTCGCCGTCGAGATGCTCGCCGGCGCCGGTCGGCCTCAGGACGCATCGGCCGTGCGCGCAGCGCTGCGCGACGGGCGTGCGATGGACGCGTGGCGCCGCATGGTCGCCGCGCAGGGCGGCGACCCCGACGCCGAACTGCCCGTGGCGAAGGAGTCGCACGTCATCACCGCACCGAGCGACGGCGTGCTGACGCGCCTCGACGCACTCGCCGTCGGCGTCTCGGCGTGGCGACTCGGCGCGGGCCGTGCGCGCAAGGAGGACCCGGTGCAGGCCGGCGCGGGCATCGAACTGCACGCCAAGCCCGGCGACACCGTCAGCGCCGGCACGCCGCTCATGACGCTGCACACCGACACGCCGGAGCGTTTCGAGCGCGCCGTGGCCGCCCTCGACGGCAGCTACGACATCAGCGCCGACGCCGGGTCATCCACGCCGCGTGACATCGTCATCGACCGCATCGCCTGA
- a CDS encoding barstar family protein, with the protein MTAATVRGLIEAGQGGWVPRGLTGPTSDELRSLCKDAGWGFVEVRLAGVADKPDLMRTLARQLELPAYFGGNWDALEECLGDVVAREDGMVLRLKGLGALPAGLSDPLVDIVDDLVEDHDGAGRTSPLVVVADPPLPR; encoded by the coding sequence ATGACGGCTGCGACGGTGCGTGGGCTGATCGAGGCGGGCCAGGGCGGCTGGGTGCCGCGGGGGCTGACAGGCCCGACGTCCGACGAGTTGCGCTCGCTGTGCAAGGACGCGGGGTGGGGCTTCGTCGAGGTGCGCCTCGCCGGGGTGGCGGACAAGCCCGACCTCATGCGCACTCTCGCGCGCCAGCTCGAGCTGCCCGCTTATTTCGGCGGAAACTGGGACGCCCTCGAGGAATGCCTCGGCGACGTCGTCGCGCGCGAGGACGGCATGGTCCTGCGGCTCAAGGGCCTCGGCGCGCTACCCGCGGGCCTGAGCGACCCGCTCGTCGACATCGTCGACGACCTCGTCGAAGATCATGACGGCGCGGGCCGCACGAGCCCGCTCGTCGTCGTCGCCGACCCGCCGTTGCCGCGCTGA
- a CDS encoding ABC transporter permease, with translation MSTVATRPTAGITRRLGRKALLPLGLLGILVALSVLRVATGVNDIDSANAISAAVVAAVPLALAGLGGLWSERAGVVNIGLEGMMIMGSWSAAYAAYHWGAWAGVIAAIAGGMLFGVLHAIATVFFGVDQIVSGVAINLLGAGLTKFLAERFFSSLPGGGATQSPSLPDIGTFTVPGSSVLSDLEGEHWFLVSDLAGILGGLLTNVSWLTLITVLLIAATAYVLWRTPFGLRLRSCGEAPQAAETLGVNVYLYKTIAVLVSGALAGLGGGFLAMVASDGFQQGQTGGRGYIGLAAMIFGNWMPLGTALGALLFGYTQALQLRGGDQVHALLLLVGAGVIVGAIWMAVRRRVLPAVILAVTAVLVLSWYFGSNTIDPNLTSTAPYVVTLLVMAFASQHLRMPAADGDVYRKGEAG, from the coding sequence ATGAGCACCGTCGCAACCCGACCCACGGCAGGGATCACCCGCCGTCTCGGTCGCAAGGCCCTGCTGCCGCTCGGCCTGCTCGGCATCCTCGTCGCGCTGTCCGTACTGCGTGTCGCGACGGGCGTCAACGACATCGACTCGGCCAACGCGATCTCCGCGGCCGTCGTCGCCGCCGTCCCGCTCGCGCTGGCGGGCCTCGGTGGTCTGTGGTCCGAGCGCGCGGGCGTCGTCAACATCGGGCTCGAGGGCATGATGATCATGGGCTCCTGGTCGGCGGCATACGCGGCCTACCACTGGGGCGCGTGGGCGGGCGTCATCGCAGCGATCGCCGGCGGCATGCTGTTCGGCGTGCTGCACGCCATCGCGACGGTGTTCTTCGGCGTCGACCAGATCGTCTCCGGTGTCGCGATCAACCTGCTCGGCGCGGGCCTGACGAAGTTCCTCGCCGAACGCTTCTTCTCGAGCCTGCCCGGCGGCGGTGCGACGCAGAGCCCCAGCCTGCCGGACATCGGCACGTTCACCGTGCCCGGTTCGTCAGTGCTGTCGGATCTCGAGGGCGAGCACTGGTTCCTCGTCTCCGACCTCGCCGGCATCCTCGGCGGCCTGTTGACGAACGTGTCGTGGCTGACGCTCATCACCGTCCTGCTCATCGCGGCGACAGCGTACGTGCTGTGGCGCACGCCGTTCGGTCTGCGTCTGCGCAGCTGCGGTGAGGCGCCGCAGGCCGCCGAGACGCTCGGCGTCAACGTCTACCTGTACAAGACGATCGCGGTGCTCGTCTCCGGCGCCCTCGCCGGCCTCGGCGGCGGCTTCCTCGCGATGGTCGCCTCCGACGGCTTCCAGCAGGGCCAGACCGGCGGGCGCGGGTACATCGGTCTCGCCGCGATGATCTTCGGCAACTGGATGCCGCTCGGCACCGCCCTCGGCGCGCTGCTGTTCGGCTACACGCAGGCGCTGCAGCTGCGCGGCGGCGACCAGGTGCATGCGCTGCTGCTGCTCGTCGGCGCGGGCGTCATCGTCGGCGCGATCTGGATGGCGGTGCGTCGTCGCGTGCTGCCGGCGGTGATCCTGGCGGTGACGGCGGTGCTCGTGCTGAGCTGGTACTTCGGTTCGAACACGATCGACCCGAACCTCACGAGCACGGCGCCATACGTCGTCACCCTGCTCGTCATGGCGTTCGCCAGCCAGCACCTTCGCATGCCGGCGGCCGACGGTGACGTCTACCGCAAGGGTGAAGCCGGGTGA
- a CDS encoding cytidine deaminase → MSEHSRVTASAAQTPDWAHLRSEAIAASRRAYVPYSRFPVGVAALTTSGRVLTGCNVENAAYGVALCAECGLVSSLLNTSDRDGLGGGVNAGVADNAMAGADCSDAGLSDGGAGPVVNATAARERLVALSCVDGNGTPITPCGRCRQLLAEHAVAPSVDSPGLLIDMDGRDPLPFVELLPHAFGVTNLDAVATSAAQLKGES, encoded by the coding sequence GTGAGCGAGCACTCACGCGTGACGGCCTCGGCTGCGCAGACACCCGACTGGGCGCACCTGCGCTCCGAGGCCATCGCCGCGTCGCGGCGCGCCTACGTGCCCTACAGCCGGTTCCCGGTCGGCGTCGCCGCGCTCACGACCTCGGGTCGCGTGCTCACCGGCTGCAACGTCGAGAACGCCGCCTATGGCGTCGCGCTGTGCGCCGAGTGCGGGCTTGTGTCGTCACTGTTGAACACGTCTGACCGAGACGGTCTCGGCGGGGGTGTGAACGCTGGTGTGGCTGACAACGCGATGGCCGGCGCAGACTGTTCCGACGCCGGCCTGTCTGACGGCGGGGCGGGCCCGGTCGTCAATGCGACTGCGGCGCGCGAGCGGCTCGTCGCGCTGTCGTGCGTCGACGGCAACGGCACCCCGATCACGCCGTGTGGACGCTGCCGTCAGTTGCTGGCCGAACACGCCGTGGCGCCGTCCGTCGATTCACCTGGCCTGCTCATCGACATGGACGGGCGCGACCCGCTGCCGTTCGTCGAGCTCCTTCCGCACGCGTTCGGCGTCACCAACCTCGACGCCGTCGCCACCTCCGCCGCCCAGCTGAAAGGCGAATCATGA
- a CDS encoding ribonuclease domain-containing protein: MVALSSRKSPLAGMGIGQKIATIALAVLAVIALLAVLTGRGGGGGSSSSPSSKFSPATYSDGPSSSGEKSGGAKSGGAGRAPSSAPTSGDGDAADVVPVAQLPAQARATLKLIDAGGPFPYSRDGIVFANREGRLPKHPRGWYHEYTVETPGESDRGARRLIQGKDGTIYYTGDHYESFRRVQR; the protein is encoded by the coding sequence GTGGTGGCCCTGAGCTCCCGCAAGTCACCCCTGGCCGGCATGGGGATCGGCCAGAAGATCGCGACGATCGCGCTCGCCGTCCTCGCCGTCATCGCGCTACTCGCTGTCCTCACCGGGCGCGGGGGAGGAGGCGGCTCGAGCAGCTCTCCGTCGTCGAAGTTCTCGCCCGCGACCTACTCGGACGGCCCGTCGTCGTCCGGTGAGAAGTCGGGCGGGGCGAAGTCGGGCGGGGCGGGCCGGGCACCGTCGAGTGCCCCCACATCGGGTGACGGCGATGCCGCCGACGTGGTGCCCGTCGCGCAGCTGCCCGCGCAGGCGCGGGCGACGCTGAAGCTCATCGACGCAGGGGGACCGTTCCCGTACTCGCGTGATGGCATCGTCTTCGCCAACCGTGAGGGCCGCCTGCCCAAGCATCCGCGCGGCTGGTACCACGAGTACACCGTCGAGACGCCGGGAGAATCCGACCGCGGCGCTCGCAGGTTGATCCAAGGCAAGGACGGCACCATCTATTACACGGGCGACCACTACGAGAGCTTCCGGAGGGTGCAGAGATGA
- a CDS encoding ABC transporter permease produces the protein MNSTLRRVGVALAAPLLAIAIAVVLTSIVLLALGNSVGPVWQVFLSSPMPGVSEAIINDTAVLYLSGVAVAIGFRMNLFNIGVDGQYRVAAFAAALFAAQGWLPGFLNVIFALLLAMLVGAVWAGIIAVLKVTRGVSEVISSIMLNSIATGVVAWLLNKVADRTPGSNATVTKSIPDSSHVPALANLSGGPIYGLGILAVIVGLVYWFVINRTRFGFDLRATGTSESAAVASGVNVKRMTISAMLMSGAVAGLVGMPQLFGQDYNYGSNSQSGLGFAGIAVALIGRNNPIGIAFGALLWAYLNGQSDALQINAGVNASLVNIIQGVMVLAVVIAYELVRRWDKSIEQRHVAAELAAGNTAGASA, from the coding sequence ATGAACTCCACCCTCCGCCGCGTCGGCGTCGCGCTCGCCGCGCCGCTGCTCGCCATCGCCATCGCCGTGGTGCTGACGTCGATCGTCCTGCTCGCGCTCGGAAACTCCGTCGGGCCGGTGTGGCAGGTGTTCCTGTCCTCGCCGATGCCGGGCGTCAGCGAGGCGATCATCAACGACACCGCCGTGCTGTACCTGTCGGGCGTCGCCGTCGCCATCGGCTTCCGGATGAACCTGTTCAACATCGGCGTCGACGGCCAGTACCGCGTCGCCGCGTTCGCCGCCGCGCTCTTCGCGGCGCAGGGCTGGCTCCCGGGCTTCCTCAACGTCATCTTCGCGCTGCTGCTCGCGATGCTCGTCGGCGCGGTCTGGGCCGGGATCATCGCCGTGCTCAAGGTGACGCGCGGCGTGTCCGAGGTCATCAGCTCGATCATGCTCAACTCGATCGCGACGGGTGTTGTCGCGTGGCTGCTCAACAAGGTCGCCGATCGCACGCCCGGATCGAACGCCACGGTGACAAAGAGCATCCCCGACAGCTCGCACGTGCCGGCGCTCGCGAACCTGTCCGGTGGGCCGATCTACGGCCTCGGCATCCTCGCCGTCATCGTCGGCCTGGTCTACTGGTTCGTCATCAACCGCACGCGCTTCGGCTTCGACCTGCGCGCGACGGGCACGTCGGAATCCGCGGCCGTCGCGAGCGGTGTCAACGTCAAGCGCATGACGATCTCCGCGATGCTGATGTCCGGCGCCGTCGCCGGTCTCGTCGGCATGCCGCAGCTGTTCGGCCAGGACTACAACTATGGCTCCAACAGCCAGAGCGGTCTCGGCTTCGCGGGTATCGCCGTCGCACTCATCGGACGCAACAACCCGATCGGCATCGCGTTCGGTGCGCTGCTGTGGGCCTACCTCAACGGCCAGTCCGACGCGCTGCAGATCAACGCCGGCGTCAATGCCTCACTCGTCAACATCATCCAGGGCGTCATGGTGCTCGCTGTCGTCATCGCGTACGAACTCGTGCGCCGCTGGGACAAGAGCATCGAACAACGCCACGTCGCCGCGGAACTGGCCGCCGGAAACACCGCAGGAGCGAGCGCATGA
- a CDS encoding ABC transporter ATP-binding protein: MCVIDTTDPTTTSAAAPDVSAPPQGPLAVDLQGITKRFPGVVANSDLYLQVERGTIHAIVGENGAGKSTLMKILYGVQKPDEGTIRINGDEVSFSSPKDAIKAGVGMVFQHFMLADNLTVLENVVLGAEKLHGIGAKARAEITRISRAYGLGVHPDVLVADLGVGARQRVEILKVLYRGAKILILDEPTAVLVPQEVDELFANLAEMKAEGLTVLFISHKLDEVRGVADDITVIRRGTTIDRVKSASVTSKQLAELMVGSQLPTPETQESTVTDRVVMRLDGLTLADRAGGPALLSNIDLVIRAGEVVGIAGVEGNGQAELVETILGMRRADSGHVVIGDDDVTTWPTKQIRDSGVGYIPEDRHRHALLLGSPLWENRMLGHQRQAPASKGWRLTPGAAKEDTQRIVSEYDVRTPSIDVTAGSLSGGNQQKLIFGREMSHAPRVLVAAHPTRGVDVGAQAAIWDHIKDARREGLAVLLISADLDELIGLSDTIRVILRGRLSGEFDPHHVTAEQLGAAMTGAGSDASDSSARIPTTSKTENTTGATAAGTSEDTVR, translated from the coding sequence GTGTGCGTCATCGACACCACCGATCCCACGACGACGTCGGCCGCGGCGCCCGACGTCAGCGCGCCCCCGCAGGGGCCCCTCGCCGTCGACCTGCAAGGCATCACGAAGCGATTCCCCGGCGTCGTCGCGAACTCCGACCTGTACCTGCAGGTCGAGCGCGGCACGATCCACGCCATCGTGGGGGAGAACGGTGCCGGCAAGTCGACGCTCATGAAGATCCTCTACGGCGTGCAGAAGCCCGACGAGGGCACGATCCGCATCAACGGTGACGAGGTCTCGTTCTCGTCGCCGAAGGACGCGATCAAGGCCGGCGTCGGCATGGTGTTCCAGCACTTCATGCTCGCGGACAACCTCACCGTCCTCGAGAACGTCGTCCTCGGCGCCGAGAAGCTGCACGGCATCGGGGCGAAGGCGCGCGCGGAGATCACGCGCATCTCGCGGGCCTACGGGCTCGGCGTCCACCCCGACGTGCTCGTCGCCGACCTCGGCGTCGGCGCCCGTCAGCGCGTCGAGATCCTCAAGGTGCTCTACCGCGGGGCGAAGATCCTCATCCTCGACGAGCCGACGGCCGTGCTCGTGCCGCAGGAGGTCGACGAACTGTTCGCGAACCTCGCCGAGATGAAGGCCGAAGGCCTCACGGTGCTGTTCATCTCGCACAAGCTCGACGAGGTGCGCGGCGTCGCCGACGACATCACCGTCATCCGCCGCGGCACGACGATCGACCGCGTCAAGAGCGCGTCGGTGACGAGCAAGCAGCTCGCCGAACTCATGGTCGGCTCGCAGCTGCCCACCCCCGAGACGCAGGAATCGACCGTCACCGACCGCGTCGTCATGCGCCTCGACGGGCTGACGCTCGCCGACCGCGCCGGCGGCCCGGCGCTGCTGTCGAACATCGACCTCGTCATCCGCGCCGGCGAGGTCGTCGGCATCGCCGGTGTCGAGGGCAACGGCCAGGCCGAACTCGTCGAGACGATCCTCGGCATGCGCCGCGCCGACAGCGGCCACGTCGTCATCGGCGACGACGACGTCACGACCTGGCCGACGAAGCAGATCCGCGACAGCGGCGTCGGCTACATCCCCGAGGACCGTCACCGTCACGCGCTGCTTCTCGGTTCGCCGCTGTGGGAGAACCGCATGCTCGGCCACCAGCGACAGGCCCCCGCGAGCAAGGGCTGGCGCCTCACGCCCGGCGCGGCGAAGGAGGACACGCAGCGCATCGTCAGCGAGTACGACGTGCGCACGCCGAGCATCGACGTGACCGCCGGGTCGCTGTCGGGCGGCAACCAGCAGAAGCTCATCTTCGGGCGCGAGATGTCGCACGCACCGCGCGTCCTCGTCGCCGCGCACCCGACGCGCGGTGTCGACGTCGGCGCGCAGGCCGCGATCTGGGATCACATCAAGGACGCACGCCGCGAAGGTCTTGCCGTGCTGCTCATCTCCGCCGACCTCGACGAACTGATCGGCCTGTCCGACACGATCCGCGTCATCCTGCGAGGGCGGCTGTCGGGCGAGTTCGACCCCCATCACGTGACCGCCGAACAGCTCGGCGCCGCGATGACGGGTGCCGGTTCGGACGCGAGCGACTCGAGCGCACGCATTCCCACGACCTCGAAGACCGAGAACACGACCGGCGCCACCGCCGCCGGCACGAGCGAGGACACCGTCCGATGA
- a CDS encoding DDE-type integrase/transposase/recombinase translates to MSASVCARVAGFISAGRTGGLGVAGAFAKAWDEGFMEASLRSWWRIAARVRREQATVEQATVEQSGAAGERAVARVKPQVLATGANQVWAWDITDLPTAFRGVAFKAYAIIDIFSRKVIVASVHQRESTADAMALFMAAIAAEGGCVPQVVHADNGAVMRSNLLNEFLTAHGIEVSHSRPRVSNDNPYIESEFRTLKNRASYPGVFASLVEASTYVAQHVHWYNHAHHHSGIALYTPAQVHDGSWKMLHARRQVSLAYYQARHPERFRGHRAPVPAPKAWAGINHPGPE, encoded by the coding sequence TTGAGCGCGTCGGTGTGCGCGCGGGTCGCGGGTTTCATCAGTGCGGGGCGCACGGGCGGTTTGGGTGTCGCGGGCGCGTTCGCGAAGGCGTGGGACGAGGGCTTCATGGAAGCGAGTCTGCGTTCGTGGTGGCGTATCGCCGCGCGCGTGCGCCGCGAGCAGGCCACAGTCGAGCAGGCCACAGTCGAGCAGTCGGGCGCGGCGGGTGAGCGGGCGGTGGCGCGGGTGAAACCGCAGGTGTTGGCGACTGGCGCGAACCAGGTGTGGGCGTGGGACATCACCGACCTGCCCACCGCGTTTCGGGGTGTGGCGTTCAAGGCGTACGCGATCATCGACATCTTCAGCCGCAAGGTGATCGTCGCGAGTGTGCACCAGCGTGAGAGCACTGCTGATGCGATGGCGTTGTTCATGGCCGCGATCGCGGCGGAGGGTGGGTGCGTGCCGCAGGTCGTGCACGCCGACAACGGCGCGGTGATGCGTTCGAACCTGCTGAACGAGTTCCTCACGGCACATGGCATCGAGGTGTCGCACTCGCGTCCGCGGGTGTCGAACGACAACCCGTACATCGAGTCCGAGTTCCGCACCCTGAAGAATCGGGCGTCGTATCCGGGCGTGTTCGCGTCGCTGGTGGAGGCGAGCACGTACGTCGCGCAGCACGTGCACTGGTACAACCATGCCCACCACCACAGTGGGATCGCGCTGTACACGCCCGCGCAGGTGCACGACGGGTCGTGGAAGATGCTGCACGCTCGCCGCCAAGTCAGCCTCGCCTACTACCAGGCGCGTCACCCCGAACGTTTCCGCGGCCACCGCGCGCCAGTGCCCGCCCCGAAAGCGTGGGCCGGAATCAACCATCCCGGCCCTGAGTGA
- a CDS encoding BMP family lipoprotein: MKRVVSIAAAVAMTAGLAACGSNDKSSGSSSGGTDQFKAAIAFDVGGRGDHSFNDASYQGLEDAKKKISNLSITTAEASESDNDQARVNRLTQLASSGNKAIVAVGFVYANAVGQVAKKFPNVKFAIIDDATPASAGSNVEQITFKENESSYLAGAAAAKTSKTGHIGFVGALKVPLIQKFEAGYIAGAKKVNPNIKVDSKYLASDGKGFNDTPGGKAAADAMFQSGADIVFAAAGKSGDGVISSAHSKGKWAIGVDSDQALTADKSVAGSVLTSATKRCAGTVEDFVNSVKDDSFKGGNKVYGLKEDGVSLSTTGNHLSADTLKTVDDLKKQVVDGRITVPTTPSN; the protein is encoded by the coding sequence GTGAAGCGGGTTGTTTCCATCGCTGCCGCCGTCGCCATGACGGCCGGTCTCGCCGCCTGTGGTTCGAACGACAAGTCCTCCGGTTCGTCCTCCGGGGGCACCGACCAGTTCAAGGCCGCCATCGCCTTCGACGTGGGTGGCCGTGGTGACCACTCCTTCAACGACGCCTCCTACCAGGGCCTCGAGGACGCGAAGAAGAAGATCTCGAACCTGTCGATCACGACGGCCGAGGCCTCCGAGTCGGACAACGACCAGGCGCGTGTCAACCGCCTCACGCAGCTCGCCTCCTCGGGCAACAAGGCGATCGTCGCCGTCGGCTTCGTCTACGCGAACGCCGTCGGCCAGGTCGCCAAGAAGTTCCCGAACGTCAAGTTCGCGATCATCGACGACGCGACGCCCGCGTCGGCCGGCTCGAACGTCGAGCAGATCACCTTCAAGGAGAACGAGTCCTCCTACCTCGCCGGTGCCGCGGCCGCCAAGACGAGCAAGACGGGCCACATCGGCTTCGTCGGCGCGCTCAAGGTGCCGCTCATCCAGAAGTTCGAGGCCGGCTACATCGCGGGCGCGAAGAAGGTCAACCCGAACATCAAGGTCGACTCGAAGTACCTCGCCTCCGACGGCAAGGGCTTCAACGACACCCCCGGCGGCAAGGCCGCTGCCGACGCCATGTTCCAGTCCGGCGCCGACATCGTCTTCGCCGCGGCCGGCAAGTCGGGCGACGGCGTCATCTCCTCGGCGCACTCCAAGGGCAAGTGGGCCATCGGCGTCGACTCCGACCAGGCCCTGACGGCTGACAAGTCCGTCGCCGGCTCCGTCCTGACGTCCGCGACGAAGCGCTGCGCGGGCACGGTCGAGGACTTCGTCAACTCGGTCAAGGACGACTCGTTCAAGGGCGGCAACAAGGTCTACGGCCTCAAGGAGGACGGCGTCTCGCTCTCCACGACGGGCAACCACCTGTCCGCCGACACGCTCAAGACCGTCGATGACCTGAAGAAGCAGGTCGTCGACGGCAGGATCACGGTTCCCACGACTCCGTCCAACTGA